The Neurospora crassa OR74A linkage group V, whole genome shotgun sequence sequence ATCTAAAGGGTAGTTAGCGGCAATGCCATGACAATGGCGGTAAGAAAGTTCATACTCACATTCTAGACCACTTCTTAATAGGTAATCGTTCAAGCAGCCTGTACTCAAGGCCATGACGATCTGATCAAAAAGCGTCGGCATGAGTAGATAAAAGTCCTGCGGAGGACACGACGACATAAGATCGTCTCCTAGACCGCCAGCCTCGGAATCAAATAGCCCATGTACCCAACCATTCAGATGCGACTTTTCCTGGTCGCTAAGCTCGTCCAACGGCCGACTCAATTGGCCCCTTCCTAGTAGCTTTCCCACGAACGAATGCGGAGATCGGATGGCCAAGTCGGTGGGTGTCAGACTGTAGCGGTGCACAAAGGCCAGCAGTAGAAGCAGGATAGATCCAAATTCCTCGTATACAGGCTGATATTCGCCCTGATCCTCGTCATAACCACCCCAGTCGTCCAAGAGCTCGCACAGAGGGTGAAGTATCTTGTATGGTTTATCGAAGAGTAATAGAATATCCAAGGATGATGGTTTGCTGGCCAGCTGGCTGCACAATTGTTTGAGAGTCATGGTCTCCTTGTTGCGGCAAAGTGTACCAATCACCTATATCATATCAGCAGCCGTCACGCACAGGGTTTGGTAGTCTGACTGAATGACAACTAACCTCAACAATAGCTTGCGCAGCAGCGCCCACGTTTCCGTTCATGTTATCCAATTCCCCGATAAGCCTCTGACTCCTCTCGAAATCTTCCAAACATGCCTGGACCAGCGTTTCTTTCACGTACCGACCCTCGTCCGGCAGTGTTTGGTAAGTAATCTCCCCCAAAAGGGTCTCGATGGCCGACGCAGATAACAGCCCGTGCAGCTGGCAGGCAAAGCAAAAGTCTTGTCGCACGGAGTCCTGAAAGGAGCTGCTAGTGTTCGACATGTCAAACATGTTGGACAGTGTCGGAAACACATTAGTGTCAACCTGACCCAGCGCCTGGGATATGCAAAACTCTGCGTCAAAAGGATACATATGTGTAGAGGAGGCAGCAAAGTTACCCAATATTAGTGGAACCTTGTTGACGACGTATGATTTGAGCAAGTGTCCCGTTTTTGATCCTTCCCTGAAGACCGCGTTCGCCAAAACGTCGAAGGATGCTAGGATAAGGTGTATTGCTGTTGTTTGCAAGTCACCCTGGACCTTTTGTCAGCAAAAAACATGGGGGACGCTGTACGCTGAACGACAGAACAAACCTGGTATCTGTTATGGAGGTAGGTGTAAAGAGAATGATCGTCAATCAAAGGTCGTCCCACGAGCTGTCCAAGGCGTCAGCATCCCAGATCCCCCATCCACTCCAAATCAGGATAGTCGTCCGACGAACATACCGCAGCATTGATGTAAATGTACAGACCGGCGCGAGAGTTGACTATGGGCATATCGGGTATTTGCCATGTGTCCAGCCCGATCATGTTATCCATGTAGCTATGCATCTCCGCTACTGCAGCGTCCTTCAGGTCAGAAGACTCTTCCCCGGCCAGTGCCTGTCCTCGGCTGAACTCTAACCTCTCCGCAATTCCAGAGGTATTTGGATTCTGAAGGAGATAGGGTATAAGCTGATCGATAGAGCTCGCTAATCGTTTGCGATGGCCTGGTGAGAAAAAAGTCATTAGCCAAGTGTTCGGTTCACAGAACAGGGAATCATATACATGGGAGAAGCGTTACTTTTAGCCTCGGGCCGGCTAAAGGCAGAGACCACCCGTTGATTTCCCAAAAAGTTGACCAAAAGCAAACTGAAAGCCTGAAGAGAGGTCTCCATGTCCTGCTTAGTTCGCATGTTCTGAATAGTGCCGAATGTATCTCGTGAAAAGGCGGCGATGACGTCGATGAAGAGCGTTGTCCACTTGCTCAGGTTCGTAGCCATCTCGTAGGCGTCAGAGGCATGCCTGATGCCTTGACCATGTGTTATGACCTTGGAGAGCCGCAGAAAGATCACCTCCTCGTCGTTGTATGAATTTTGCCAAAACACCCTCTTCGGTTTTTTGTCTCCTTGTTGCCCCTGGCCCCCCTTAGTGGCCGTCGCGGCCTCGTTTGTAGTACCTGCATCATGTTCACTCTGGATCTTGGCCTGCGATGTCGAGTAATGGTGTAGAACTTTCAGGACGGACTGGGGGTTGACGAGCTTctggttgaggaggatggtgagATATTGTAGTCTGCGGGGGTCAAGAGAATAGGAAGACTGCTTCGTCGGCCTGAGGAGAAGGTTGGCGATAACGATGGGAGGCAAGGGATAGAAGTCCGAGTTAAGGATGGGCACGAATCTCGCGAAGTCGCTGGGGTCTAGTCGTTTGGCTTCGGCGCGCGCCAGGAACTTGGTCCATTGTCCCACGGCCGCCGACAAGCCTGCCGTTGCTGGACCTCCGGGCATGGTCGGGGCATTCGAGACCGGGATTGTCGACGTAGGCGATAGTAAGTGGTAGAGTAGCAAATATTGTGCGCGTTACTATATCGGGGCTGTGGTCATTTTCCAGGCAGTGGTGTTGGTAGCTGACGTTGTTGCGTCGCGACCAATGTCCGATGATGCGCTTGTCAGCTTTCGAGCATGTGGTCGACGCAACTGCTGGTTCCACTCCTTCCACTTCGCGCAACTGAATAACAACCAGTTTCCAGATGACTGACAGGGGCGTTTGGGGCTTTGGTTCCAGATGCTGTGGATTCCGTGAATGCCTTGAGCGGTGCGTCGTTgtatgtacctagaggtagcgcGTTCACCGTTGTGGTCCGCCCATGGGCGCCTTGGCTCCAATCTGGAAAATGTGCTGGATTGATTGATGATATTCGTAGGCAGTATACTGTTCGACTGTCAAGTGGCAGAGCAAAAGGTTGAAAGCAACTGAATAGATGGAAGGTGGTGAAATGTGAAGCAGCCCGTCAGAGTTGCACACAGCGCACAAGGGAatgaatacctacctagcagCGAACTGATGTGGAACTTACAAAACGAAACAAAGCTTTCAATCTTTCACGTTTTTTATCCGTAAGCGAGCGTGTTCTGTAGTGTAAGGTATCGTACCCGGGCAAACACAAGGCGAACTTTCCACATTACCGTAAGTCGGCACGAGCCGAGGACCCACAGAGCAATTAAAGTGGAGAGGAACTCAAAAGCTTGGGCCAGTTCCATGAATGGGCTGCGTGGGCTGTTATGAAGCTGTCTCTCCGTCTCTGGCACTCCGGTCTAAGACTGTACCTATACTGCAGTACATCCCTCTTCACAGTACGTATCAAAGTTCTTGTGGACGTACCGCCACTACCGGCCGATGTTCGTACGGTATATGTATCCATTGACAAATCGAGGTCTCGTATCTTGCCCATGCTCCCTCAATGTCCTAGTCTAGGTTGGGGAAGCATGGGATTGATCCGAGGAGTCGCTCTGGTGCAGTAACTTGATAATGATTTCAATGGAAGAGCTGGGAAATGTCCTCACTTTCTCATTCGACTTCCCGATATTTGTTTGTATGATACAGACGGGAGTCATCCTAACCCCATAGTAAAATGCCCAGACATGGCCCGTAAAAAAGTTGTACGAAGGAATACTAACACTCGACAGAGAGCACTCATATCCAGCCCATTAACTTTCCCCTATCCGTTGCCGATTCACGTTACAAAGCCTCCTGGGATAAACCCTCTCAGTCACCTTCCCTTTTGATACCCTGCATCCGTCCTCCATTGGCATTGTTCCCGTTTCCATTGCCGTTGGCTTGCTGCACATCTGGCGCGCGTGGTCCCAACATCCAGTCCTGCATCGCCAACCATTCACTCCAGCTTCTCTCAGCTAGAACAATCTCTCTTTCGGTCGCATCGCGCAAAGGTTTCAAAAACGGTACGGACTCTTCCTCGTTCATGTCGTAAGCCGCCTTGACCTTGAGCCAGTTGGAGCTCTTGGCCGCAAAGAGGTAGTTCCGTCGCTCGTTCTCGTGCAGTGGCCCGATCCCAGCCTCCCAGTCGTCGCCGAAAAAGCCGTGCAAAACCCCGGGAAAATCATATCCCGTAGCTACCAGACGGCGGATATAGGGGATCAAGTTGACACTCGCATACGACTGAAGACCATAGCCCCCGACGGGTGCCTTTCCCGCTGCTCCCCGGACACAAGACGCCTCTAGTTCTGGTGGTGGGCGGACTGTCTGTGAAGACAGCACCGGGTTGGGCTTCTGGAAAGGTAGTCGGATGTTGATGAATCCAGCAAGAGCCTGCACAGGGCCATGGTATTGGGCGTGGTCCAGGAAGTATCGCATGCAGGACATGAAGTATGGGTGCCACTCGAGAATGTCGAACTGGGACTGGGCATCCGCAAAGGACTGCGCGGGCGTGTTAACTTTCGGACGAGCGTTGGAAGCCGGTCgcgggaaggagaagacaCCATGTACCTGTGCGTGACGAAAAGCCGGTCCGCCTGGTTGAGGGAAAGCCATTGTTGGCAACGATGATTGTCAGTGGGTTAGGTGAAGGGCGAATGCGAATGAGGTGTGAATGCGCCAACGAGAGCGTTAAGACAGCTCAAACGGCTTGGCTGTATTTTTGGTGATGTTTTGTCGTCTCGTCTTGGTGGTAGGCGTCAAGTTGACTAATCTTCAACACGAAATGGCTAGAATGGTGCTTGATCAATATCAACCTCCGTATATAGTCCACACCGACAATAGATGGTATGATATGACGGAGCCTTGTGAAGGGGAGGGTCGTCTTGGTAGAGGATGAAACAACTTGGAGAACTGAAGGGAATGACGGGACGGAAATTAAGCTTTCAAAAGCGGGAGCTAAGACGTTATATAGCCCCGTATGGAGAAGATGCGGACCATCAATCCTTGATCAACCTCGGGAAGATTTCTCAACCGCATACCCACTCGGCCGCTGTAGGAGGTCCCCAAGCCGCATGATGTGCATGTGCCATCATGGGAGTGGAATAGGTAATAGAAAACCTGTCTGGACTGCGTACCGGAAGAGCAACAAAACAGGGGTTGAGGAAAGACGTCCCGTTCAGGGCACTAAAACAACGAGGAGCACCGGATGTAGGCGACGGCGGAGCAACGGCGGCAGTCAGTGTGTACTGTGACTGTACCCATCTCCGTCTCCATCGCAAGCAAGGTACGCTCCCTTTTACCTGCAGCTGAAGTGCGctcggagaaggaggggaaaaaagaaaagatccACAGTGAGTACTTTCTGTGGGATACTATTTGTGCGAAAGGATGGGCAATTGCAAAGGCCGAAGTGATGTACATGATGAGATTGAAGTCGGGCATGGGTGGGAGATCTGAAGACGGGTCTCGTCGCCGTCATCGCGGGGGAGTTCGAGAGCGCCAATCACGAAGCAGCACTCCGAAGGTAGTCTGGACAGTCTCGAGACCGTGTCTGGATAGCAGCCAGTGTGAGACCGAGGGGGCATGGATGCCTCCGAGACCTGATTGATGAAGCAAGCGCGATGCCCTGTGCGAATCTAAGGCGAATGCATCGTAGGAGGGAATGTCGAGCGCTTCTTTTCCACTCCGAGCCTGTGTTGCTCCCCGGTTGGTGGCGGGTGGTGGTCTGGACTTGACAATCTGGATGCCGAGTTTTTGCTGTGAAGCTAAATGTCAAACGCGGAGCACCGCGAGGAACAGAAACGCCTGCGGGACGTCGGAAGGAGTAGTGGACTCGGTGGAGAGCCCCTACGCAGTACAGGGGCTGTGGCGACAAGGACAGGCCATCTTTGTTTACGGTAGCCGACTGCAAGGAGGGCGAGCGAAGCCGTCGTTTTCAAAGCCCCGTCAGTGCCTGTTCCCGCAAGAGTCCCGCTCCCACTTGAAAAGATGAGGTGGAAATGCGGTTATGGAGGCGATAGGTAGCATGGATACCTCTATACACGGCACCAGAGCTAGGTAGCTGGACCACCTGAGGTGAGCTCTGAAATCatcctgttttttttttttttttttttttttttgcctcGCCGTGACTGACGGATGGCAAAAGAGCTGCGAGATTCGCTCCGTGAGTGCTTGGTTGCCTGTCTATGTCTGTAATGAAAAGGGCAAGTGATATTGAGAAATGGGATTGGATTTGCCAGGGATACTGGGATCGACGACGGGACGGGGACTTGCTCGGCGAGGCTGCAACATCTTGATAGACCCTACACAGTGATGCTGTGTGTGCGATGTGATGTAGGTATAGGTAGCTTGATGAAGCTTCGGTTGAGGCGCAAACTACCTAGAGACCTCGCAAGTGCAAGAGACCTCTCCCTCTCTAATTCAAGGGTCCTCCGAGGGCAACACTACACAGTATACGCCAAGGTACCCCGGGATCCCAGGACAGGCGACGCCCTCAGATTGGTATGGTAAGGGGACGACGGGGTGAGCGGGTTCGGTATCGACGTGATCTGCTGCCAGCCCGCTTGCCCCCTTCAGGTGTCTGCTGCATCTGCGATGCGATGCAATGTGCTGCTTACCAGGCGCGGTATCTGGCGTTGAAACTTGGGTTGGGGCAACTTGGAAGGTCACATACATTGACTGCATTATGCTCTCATACGCCAGAGGGGTTTCTgcaggagagagagagatgaaGGGTTGAATACGTAGCGTCCACCTTCCATGTCCCGATCGCTGGGGAATGGAAAAGCAACAACTTGACGCGATGCTTGGTATCGAGAAAACGCCACGGCATCGAAGAATGAATGGGTTGTGAATTGGAGATAGTGGGCGCAATCTCAGCTTCCTTAGTATGGGCTTCCAAAGATGGAAGTACCATGTCGGGCAACTGTAATAGCAGAGCTACTTATCGGCTGGAAGATGCAACTTGATGCAGGTGACCCTGAAACTCAactttttttgttgttctcTTGTGTCGAAGTGAGTGCGTTCACCTTCGTTCGGTTCTTTTTGCTTCAGTTGGTGCGGGGGGTGCACGTACGAATTGCACTCCCAAAGAGGACTAGAGGTGCTCGTCGTTACACGCTACGGACAGGCGACGATATGCACATCATTTCCAAATTACCCAAACAGCTTAGCGTGGTGGAGATTGTTTCCAGCACCTCACCGTCACTGTGCGCAGGTGGTCTGTGCCTTGTTGATAGCGACAGGCTGGTGTCTCTTGGTATCCACCTTTGTCGTCTGGGCTTCAGGTACCGGTTAAGAATGACATATTCTGTCCGCATGATTGGACATCAGCCTGAATGGTCTTGGAATGAATGGGAAGGTATCAAATCTGCTACGGCCGGTGATCACTAGACACTGTTGCTTGGCTTCAGCTGGCATACACTAGTACCATTAGTATTGAGAGGGAGAAGCTTCGATGTGACCACCAGCGCCCTTGGATGGCCTATCGAGACTGGAGGGCAGGTACTGTGATCCTCTGCATTATATGTATATATCAAACCACGGCTGTGGACTTGGCGATAGGCTAGAGCACGTAGTTGGTGTATAGCCACAGGTTACCTGTGGCCTCAACTGCCCTGATGAAAAGTTCATATGCTGTCATAGAGACCTCAAGATTGGAAAAAGTGCGAAATCCAATGGACCCAGATGGTAGGCCGCATTTGAAGCCTTACTCCGTGGAATCATCGTGACATCAGCCTAGGTAGCCACTATTTTCTTTGCTTACTTGATGGTTATGTTGCATACACAGGTCCGAGGAGCTCAAGTTCTCGCTGCTCGTTAGTCCAGGCCAACCGGAAGAGCCTCCGTTGAATGCATCGAGCTCCGTCAACGACACTGTCTGTCTGCTTCACATTAGCCGACATGC is a genomic window containing:
- a CDS encoding RNA polymerase II mediator complex subunit Nut1: MPGGPATAGLSAAVGQWTKFLARAEAKRLDPSDFARFVPILNSDFYPLPPIVIANLLLRPTKQSSYSLDPRRLQYLTILLNQKLVNPQSVLKVLHHYSTSQAKIQSEHDAGTTNEAATATKGGQGQQGDKKPKRVFWQNSYNDEEVIFLRLSKVITHGQGIRHASDAYEMATNLSKWTTLFIDVIAAFSRDTFGTIQNMRTKQDMETSLQAFSLLLVNFLGNQRVVSAFSRPEAKSHRKRLASSIDQLIPYLLQNPNTSGIAERLEFSRGQALAGEESSDLKDAAVAEMHSYMDNMIGLDTWQIPDMPIVNSRAGLYIYINAALVGRPLIDDHSLYTYLHNRYQGDLQTTAIHLILASFDVLANAVFREGSKTGHLLKSYVVNKVPLILGNFAASSTHMYPFDAEFCISQALGQVDTNVFPTLSNMFDMSNTSSSFQDSVRQDFCFACQLHGLLSASAIETLLGEITYQTLPDEGRYVKETLVQACLEDFERSQRLIGELDNMNGNVGAAAQAIVEVIGTLCRNKETMTLKQLCSQLASKPSSLDILLLFDKPYKILHPLCELLDDWGGYDEDQGEYQPVYEEFGSILLLLLAFVHRYSLTPTDLAIRSPHSFVGKLLGRGQLSRPLDELSDQEKSHLNGWVHGLFDSEAGGLGDDLMSSCPPQDFYLLMPTLFDQIVMALSTGCLNDYLLRSGLEYLLDTLLLPSLVPALLFLANNLRTDKQPGQGAVIKILQLILRPNSISNEASTMLSSVLNIVAKPLELSLRSYQRQVPASQEVEPLLRALKENLAVSSRTGGADHSELENWTGTHHNGSGSVGGLYGAIRHTVQNLVQWAQHSPGNGVPATYTHRQVLVALQICGAKRLLSALLKELKTQTEAGNGSVAYDVVTAIICAPDVHNTPVTDDNDPSSARGGGDAANHTITKKQRRITLREALKFEAEEFKKIQKSDPLMAETVVRLHRRVEAQMALPPPPPPPAQHHHHHHQQTMLQPELSALGVVAGDAMGDSMMNAAAVQVSGSDHHHPMDAMSLDATGMGGLDVGGAGGIDISGMGDMGMGNMGMGNMGGLTVNTNTGGGMGGGVGTGGQGGGSAGGGGAGASAGNGGGGGGGAGGAGGGGSGSGGAGGDLSGDDIFSGLGTGDFTTDFGNWDTMDLG